A genomic window from Cotesia glomerata isolate CgM1 linkage group LG7, MPM_Cglom_v2.3, whole genome shotgun sequence includes:
- the LOC123268825 gene encoding ribonuclease kappa produces MKVCGPKYALCGLIISTWGIIQLLLMGVFFYVRSVALIEDLPLASEHYSNPKDFYEDVNRGFIHNAYNCWIAACLYLLTLFFSAHQFYMNSRTSLSV; encoded by the exons ATGAAAGTCTGTGGTCCAAAATACGCCCTGTGTGGTCTTATAATATCAACTTGGGGAATTATACAActg ctgTTGATGGGAGTATTTTTCTATGTGAGAAGTGTAGCTCTGATTGAAGATTTACCTCTTGCATCTGAACATTACTCAAATCCTAAAGATTTCTATGAAGATGTGAACAGAGGATTCATTCACAATGCTTACAATTGTTGGATTGCTGCTtgtctttatttattaacattatttttttctgcccATCAATTTTACATGAACTCAAGAACATCATTAAGTGTTTAA
- the LOC123268824 gene encoding eukaryotic translation initiation factor 3 subunit L: MYDEYSDQYDTYDDYGPPDVHTDSYERFRQVPEVVRKFLIYFRNCINEGMIFEIQNIYENTFPKISEQLFEKQSWPDESEIAHIVENDTVFLILYKELYYRHIYARMQGPTLEQRFGSFYNYCDLFNYILNPDEPVQLELPDQWLWELIDEFVYQFQSFSHYRANLTNKTPEEIENLNNHNKVWDILCVLNVLHYLVDKSKIKSQLEIYASGGDPDSVAGPFGKHSLYKMLGYFALIGLLRVHSLLGDYYQAIKVLENVEIYKKSAYSHVPGCQISTAYYVGFAYMMMRRYADAIRTFSGILLYIQRTKQLFTARSYQNDQINKQTEQMYHLLAICLVLHPQCIDEGLQQALRERNYHEKMYKMQYGDIVEFESCFLFACPKFFSSTPPSPDSTREDYTKDAIKHQTQVFMDEVIQQKMLPTIRSYLKLYTTLPLSKLATFMYRSNSSSTDENWDLDKEVAALTIHLLCFKHKMKNIVWTKGASGLDGKFQSGSELDFYIDHDMIHIADTKVAHRYGDFFIRKILKFEELNRKLHHIKI; this comes from the exons atgtaCGACGAATACAGTGACCAG taTGATACATATGATGATTATGGGCCACCAGACGTCCACACGGATTCTTATGAAAGATTCCGTCAAGTTCCCGAAGTCGTGAGGAAGTTTCTCATTTATTTCCGGAATTGTATCAACGAAGGAATGATATTTGAGATTCAAAATATCTACGAGAATACATTTCCAAAAATAAGCGagcaattatttgaaaaacaatCGTGGCCAGATGAGTCCGAAATTGCTCATATTGTTGAAAATGATACtgtatttttgattttatataaaGAGCTTTATTACCGTCACATTTATGCACGGATGCAAGGACCGACTTTGGAGCAACGGTTCGGTTCATTTTATAACTACTgcgatttatttaattacattttgaaTCCAGATGAGCCGGTCCAATTGGAGTTACCTGACCAGTGGCTTTGGGAACTTATTGATGAATTCGTTTATCAGTTCCAATCATTTTCGCATTACCGAGCTAACTTGACTAATAAAACACCCGAAGAAATTGAAAACTTGAACAACCATAACAAGGTATGGGATATTCTCTGTGTTTTGAATGTTTTACATTATTTGGTTGATAAATCCAAGATCAAAAGCCAGCTGGAAATTTACGCAAGCGGTGGAGATCCAGATTCCGTTGCCGGACCATTTGGAAAGCATTCTTTGTACAAAATGCTTGGATATTTTGCTCTCATTGGTTTATTGAGAGTTCATTCTTTGCTAGGAGATTACTACCAAGCCATTAAGGTCCTAGAAAATGTTGAGATTTACAAGAAGAGTGCTTATTCTCATGTTCCTGGATGCCAGATTTCAACAGCCTACTACGTCGGTTTTGCTTACATGATGATGAGAAGATATGCTGATGCTATAAGAACTTTTTCTGGAATTTTGCTCTACATTCAACGCACGAAGCAATTATTTACAGCAAGAAGTTATCAAAATGACCAAATTAATAAGCAAACGGAGCAAATGTATCATCTATTAGCCATATGTCTGGTTCTTCATCCTCAATGCATTGATGAGGGCTTACAACAAGCACTTCGTGAACGTAATTACCATGAAAAGATGTACAAAATGCAGTACGGAGACATTGTTGAATTTGAATCTTGCTTCCTGTTTGCTTGTCCTAAATTCTTTTCTTCAACACCACCAAGTCCTGACAGCACGAGAGAAGATTATACCAAGGATGCTATTAAACATCAAACTCAAGTTTTTATGGATGAAGTTATTCAACAAAAGATGTTACCCACTATCCGATCatacttgaaattatataCAACTTTGCCGTTGAGTAAATTGGCTACATTTATGTACAGATCAAATAGCTCAAGCACTGACGAAAACTGGGATCTGGACAAAGAAGTTGCTGCTTTAACTATTCATTTGTTGTGCTTCAAGCATAAAATGAAGAATATTGTTTGGACTAAAGGTGCATCAGGATTAGATGGCAAGTTCCAATCTGGCTCGGAG ctcgaCTTCTACATTGATCATGATATGATCCACATTGCGGATACTAAAGTTGCTCATCGCTATGGAGACTTCTTTATCcgtaaaatattgaagtttgAAGAATTAAACAGGAAATTGCATCATATTAAAATCTAA